A part of Capsicum annuum cultivar UCD-10X-F1 chromosome 6, UCD10Xv1.1, whole genome shotgun sequence genomic DNA contains:
- the LOC107875316 gene encoding photosystem I reaction center subunit IV A, chloroplastic — protein sequence MASCNMASAASSFLVATPNVVSNNTTNSRTNMLYFSCNKTTPRLVVRAAEEEAAPAPAAAAATAEPAVETKAAKPPPIGPKRGAKVKILRKESYWYKGTGSVVAVDQDPKTRYPVVVRFNKVNYANVSTNNYALDEIEEVK from the exons ATGGCAAGTTGTAACATGGCTTCTGCTGCATCAAGTTTTTTGGTTGCAACTCCTAATGTTGTCTCTAATAACACAACCAATTCTCGTACCAATATGTTGTATTTCTCCTGCAACAAGACCACCCCGAGACTTGTCGTAAGGGCGGCCGAGGAAGAGGCTGCCCCAGCACCAGCAGCGGCCGCGGCTACTGCTGAACCAGCTGTTGAAACCAAAGCTGCTAAGCCACCTCCAATTGGTCCCAAGAGAGGAGCCAAG GTGAAAATTCTTAGGAAGGAATCTTACTGGTACAAGGGCACTGGTTCAGTTGTAGCTGTTGATCAG GATCCAAAAACTCGTTACCCAGTTGTTGTAAGATTTAACAAAGTGAATTATGCAAATGTTTCAACCAACAACTATGCATTGGATGAAATTGAAGAAGTGAAATGA